One window of the Mycobacterium sp. SVM_VP21 genome contains the following:
- a CDS encoding S-methyl-5'-thioadenosine phosphorylase produces the protein MREEQRLLGVIGGSGFYSFFGDDARRVSCDTPYGAPSAEITVGAVGSHEVAFLPRHGAAHEYSAHTVPYRANMWALRTLGVRRILAPCAVGSLTPELPPGSVVVPDQLVDRTRGRADTYFDDGGVHVEFADPYCPTLRTAATGLPDVVDGGTMVVIQGPRFSTRAESQWFAAAGFRLINMTGYPEAVLARELEMCYAAVALVTDLDAGVDVGSGVKAVDVFAEFQKNIEPFKKLVHEAIEHIDEERTCTHCLPHEGIQLPFELP, from the coding sequence ATGCGGGAGGAGCAGAGGTTGCTGGGCGTGATCGGCGGTAGCGGTTTCTACTCGTTCTTCGGTGACGACGCGCGCCGCGTCAGTTGCGACACCCCCTACGGGGCGCCCAGCGCGGAGATCACTGTCGGTGCCGTCGGTAGCCACGAAGTGGCGTTTCTGCCGCGGCACGGGGCCGCTCACGAGTACTCGGCCCACACGGTGCCTTATCGGGCCAACATGTGGGCGTTGCGGACGCTGGGGGTGCGACGGATCCTCGCGCCCTGTGCGGTCGGCAGTCTGACCCCGGAACTGCCTCCCGGCTCGGTGGTGGTGCCCGATCAGCTGGTCGACCGCACCCGGGGCCGTGCCGATACTTACTTCGACGACGGCGGCGTGCACGTCGAGTTCGCCGACCCGTACTGCCCGACGCTGCGGACCGCGGCGACCGGCCTGCCCGACGTGGTCGACGGCGGAACCATGGTGGTGATCCAGGGGCCGCGATTCTCCACCCGCGCCGAAAGCCAATGGTTCGCGGCGGCGGGATTCCGACTGATCAACATGACCGGATATCCCGAAGCGGTGCTGGCTCGCGAATTGGAAATGTGTTATGCCGCAGTAGCTCTGGTCACCGATTTGGATGCCGGTGTCGACGTCGGCAGTGGCGTGAAGGCCGTCGATGTGTTCGCCGAGTTCCAGAAGAACATCGAACCGTTCAAAAAGCTGGTGCACGAAGCCATTGAGCACATCGACGAAGAGCGGACCTGCACGCACTGCTTACCGCACGAAGGCATTCAGTTGCCTTTCGAGCTGCCCTGA
- the menE gene encoding o-succinylbenzoate--CoA ligase, whose translation MDGHDAAFTPVGPDTDPSALTALRVGDPIGDDIALVVATSGTTGVPKGALLTGGSLAASATATHDRLGGPGSWLLALPPHHIAGIQVLVRSLVSGTAPVQLDVAMGFDVTRLPAAVAALGAGRRYTSLVATQLAKALTVPAATAALAELDAVLLGGGPAPQPIVDAAAAAGVRVVRTYGMSETAGGCVYDGVPLSGVQLRIGDDGRIAIGGPTLAQGYRNPVEPDPFVQPGWFSTNDIGVLDSSGHLTVLGRVDDAISTGGLTVLPGPVEAVLSTHPAVAECAVFGIDDDRLGQRVVAAVVVAGATPPTLEALRAHVAQSLDTTAAPRELHVVPTLPRRGIGKLDRKALVQRFSGDGIALD comes from the coding sequence CTGGACGGCCACGACGCCGCGTTCACGCCGGTAGGCCCCGACACCGACCCGTCTGCCCTGACCGCGCTGCGGGTGGGCGATCCCATCGGCGACGACATCGCCCTGGTGGTAGCCACATCGGGAACCACCGGGGTGCCCAAAGGTGCTCTGCTGACCGGTGGGTCACTGGCGGCCAGCGCCACCGCCACGCACGACAGGTTGGGCGGACCAGGCAGCTGGCTGCTGGCGCTACCCCCGCACCACATCGCCGGGATCCAAGTTCTGGTACGCAGTCTGGTGTCCGGCACCGCCCCCGTGCAGCTCGATGTCGCAATGGGTTTCGATGTCACGCGGTTGCCCGCGGCGGTGGCGGCACTCGGTGCCGGCCGGCGTTACACCTCGCTGGTCGCCACCCAACTGGCCAAGGCGCTCACCGTTCCCGCGGCCACGGCGGCACTGGCCGAGCTGGACGCGGTGTTGTTGGGCGGAGGCCCTGCGCCGCAACCGATCGTGGACGCAGCGGCGGCCGCCGGGGTGCGGGTGGTGCGCACCTACGGCATGAGCGAGACCGCCGGCGGTTGTGTCTATGACGGGGTGCCGTTGTCGGGTGTGCAGCTGCGTATCGGGGACGACGGGCGGATCGCGATCGGGGGTCCGACCTTGGCGCAGGGTTACCGCAATCCTGTCGAGCCGGACCCATTCGTCCAGCCAGGCTGGTTTTCCACCAATGACATTGGCGTCCTTGACTCCTCGGGACACCTGACCGTGCTCGGTCGCGTTGACGACGCGATCAGCACCGGTGGCTTGACGGTGCTTCCCGGTCCGGTGGAGGCGGTGTTGTCGACCCATCCCGCGGTGGCCGAGTGCGCGGTGTTCGGGATCGACGACGATCGGCTGGGGCAGCGCGTGGTCGCTGCGGTCGTCGTCGCCGGTGCGACGCCACCGACCCTGGAAGCGTTACGCGCTCACGTCGCGCAATCTCTGGACACCACGGCCGCGCCACGCGAGTTGCATGTCGTTCCGACACTCCCCCGTCGCGGGATCGGCAAGCTGGACCGAAAAGCACTGGTACAACGGTTTTCCGGTGACGGTATTGCGCTCGATTAG
- a CDS encoding 1,4-dihydroxy-2-naphthoate polyprenyltransferase, whose protein sequence is MSEKASFAQWIEGARPRTLPNAIAPVIAGTGAAAWLGAAVWWKALLALTVALALIIGVNFANDYSDGIRGTDDDRTGPLRLVGSRLASPRAVLTAAIAALSVGALAGLALALVSAPWLLVVGAACIAGAWLYTGGSRPYGYAGFGEIAVFVFFGLVAVLGTQYTQALRVDWVGGALAVGVGALSSAVLVANNLRDIATDKPAGKITLAVRLGDARTRVLFVLLVALAGFLTLALMRATPWCAAGFIATPLALRAMAPVRSGLGGAALIPVLRDTGLTMLVWAIAEALALTLR, encoded by the coding sequence ATGTCCGAAAAGGCCAGCTTCGCACAGTGGATCGAAGGCGCGCGTCCCCGCACCCTGCCCAACGCGATCGCCCCGGTGATCGCCGGAACGGGCGCGGCCGCCTGGTTGGGCGCCGCGGTGTGGTGGAAGGCACTGCTGGCGCTGACCGTCGCGTTGGCGCTGATCATCGGGGTGAATTTCGCCAACGACTACTCCGACGGCATCCGCGGTACCGACGACGACCGGACCGGACCGCTGCGCCTGGTGGGCTCCCGGCTGGCCAGCCCGCGGGCGGTACTGACGGCGGCCATCGCCGCGCTCTCGGTGGGTGCGCTGGCCGGCTTGGCGCTGGCCCTGGTCAGCGCCCCGTGGCTGCTGGTGGTGGGCGCGGCCTGCATCGCCGGGGCCTGGCTGTACACCGGCGGGTCGAGGCCGTACGGCTACGCCGGCTTCGGCGAGATCGCGGTGTTCGTGTTCTTCGGGCTGGTCGCGGTGTTGGGCACCCAGTACACCCAGGCCCTACGGGTGGACTGGGTCGGCGGCGCGCTGGCGGTGGGCGTCGGCGCACTGTCGTCGGCAGTGCTGGTGGCCAACAATCTGCGCGACATCGCCACCGACAAACCGGCCGGCAAGATCACCCTCGCGGTACGCCTCGGCGACGCCCGCACCCGGGTGCTGTTTGTACTGCTGGTGGCGCTGGCCGGGTTCTTGACGCTGGCCCTGATGCGGGCCACCCCGTGGTGCGCGGCCGGATTCATCGCCACGCCACTGGCGTTGCGGGCCATGGCCCCGGTGCGGTCCGGACTCGGTGGCGCCGCGCTGATTCCGGTGCTGCGCGACACCGGGTTGACCATGCTGGTGTGGGCGATCGCGGAGGCGTTGGCGCTGACTCTGCGTTGA
- a CDS encoding MinD/ParA family protein — protein sequence MDASESGAAGSFNQRPAGEETRSFGGFRTERRFSEPVDPWPATPAEAPPQQQSWNAGASTTWVPQPMEHPAPVYFGGASGSGTQAPYRASEPIAPFSDLSTTSLLRQVKPPPSSGWRRLLYVLSGQLINVGESPRTIRFNDMVVQVNRPLQGCHRIAVLSLKGGVGKTTITATLGATFASIRGDRVVAVDANPDRGTLNQKVPMETSATVRHLLRDADGIQRYSDVRSYTNQGPSRLEVLASDSDPAVSEAFSAEDYASTLQVLERFYSLVLTDCGTGLMHSAMSAVLAKADTMIVVSSGSVDGARSASATLDWLDAHGHEDLVRNSVAVINAVRPRSGKVDMQKVVDHFSRRCRAVRLVPFDPHLEEGAEIDLMRLKRETREALVELAAVVAEAFPGDDRFNQHFV from the coding sequence GTGGACGCTTCGGAGTCCGGGGCCGCGGGGTCGTTCAACCAGCGGCCCGCGGGAGAGGAGACCCGCTCCTTCGGCGGTTTCCGCACTGAGCGCCGGTTCTCCGAGCCGGTCGACCCGTGGCCGGCGACGCCCGCGGAAGCTCCGCCGCAGCAACAGTCCTGGAACGCGGGCGCATCGACCACCTGGGTTCCGCAGCCCATGGAGCACCCCGCTCCGGTCTACTTCGGCGGTGCCTCCGGCAGTGGCACGCAGGCGCCGTATCGCGCCTCCGAGCCCATCGCCCCGTTCTCGGATCTGTCCACCACCTCACTGTTGCGACAGGTCAAGCCGCCGCCATCGTCGGGCTGGCGCCGCTTGCTCTATGTACTGTCCGGCCAGCTGATCAACGTCGGCGAGAGCCCCCGCACCATCCGCTTCAACGACATGGTGGTGCAGGTGAACCGGCCGCTGCAGGGCTGTCACCGGATTGCGGTGCTGTCGCTGAAGGGCGGTGTTGGTAAGACCACCATCACCGCGACCCTGGGGGCCACGTTCGCCTCCATCCGAGGTGACCGGGTGGTTGCCGTGGACGCCAACCCCGACCGCGGCACGCTGAACCAGAAGGTGCCGATGGAGACGTCGGCGACGGTGCGGCATCTGCTGCGTGACGCCGACGGCATCCAGCGCTACAGCGATGTCCGCAGCTACACCAACCAGGGCCCCAGCCGCCTGGAGGTGCTCGCCTCCGACAGTGACCCGGCGGTCTCGGAAGCGTTCAGCGCCGAGGACTACGCCAGCACGCTGCAGGTTTTGGAGCGTTTCTACAGCCTGGTCCTGACCGACTGCGGCACCGGTCTGATGCACTCCGCCATGTCAGCGGTGCTTGCCAAGGCCGACACCATGATTGTGGTCAGTTCCGGTTCGGTCGACGGCGCCCGCAGCGCCTCGGCGACGCTGGACTGGCTCGACGCGCACGGTCACGAAGACCTGGTGCGCAACTCGGTCGCGGTGATCAACGCGGTGCGGCCACGCTCAGGCAAGGTCGACATGCAGAAGGTGGTCGACCACTTCTCCCGGCGTTGCCGTGCGGTGCGGTTGGTGCCGTTCGACCCGCACCTGGAAGAGGGCGCGGAGATCGATCTGATGCGGCTGAAGCGGGAGACCCGCGAGGCGCTCGTCGAGCTGGCTGCGGTGGTTGCCGAGGCGTTCCCCGGCGACGATCGGTTCAACCAACACTTCGTCTAG
- the ccsB gene encoding c-type cytochrome biogenesis protein CcsB, producing MNTSHIDIGLARYSDWAFTSAMIVLVIALLLLAVELASSRARTPAANELVSAGGVRSDSTTPGVVAPAQRRPLGERVGRAGLALVYLGIALLLACIVFRGAATLRPPWGNMYEFINLTCFSGLVASAVALRRPQHRSLWVFVLLPVLILLTVSGRWLYATAAPVMPALQSYWLPIHVSVVSIGSGVFLVAGVASILFLIRSTRLSDPDAPGALARMVRRLPDAQTLDRIAYRTTIFAFPVFGFGVIFGAIWAEGAWGRYWGWDPKETVSFIAWVVYAAYLHARSTAGWRDYKAAWINVVGFAAMIFNLFFVNLVTVGLHSYAGVG from the coding sequence GTGAATACGAGTCATATCGACATCGGGCTGGCGCGCTACTCCGACTGGGCGTTCACCTCAGCGATGATCGTGCTGGTCATCGCGCTGCTGTTGTTGGCCGTCGAACTGGCCTCCAGCCGTGCCCGCACGCCCGCCGCGAACGAGCTGGTTTCAGCCGGCGGTGTGCGCTCCGACAGCACCACGCCGGGGGTGGTGGCCCCCGCGCAGCGACGGCCACTGGGCGAGCGGGTGGGCCGCGCTGGCCTGGCCCTGGTCTATTTGGGCATCGCCCTGCTGCTGGCCTGCATCGTGTTCCGCGGCGCTGCCACCCTGCGCCCGCCGTGGGGCAACATGTACGAGTTCATCAACCTGACCTGCTTCTCCGGGCTGGTGGCTTCCGCCGTCGCGCTGCGCCGGCCGCAACACCGCAGCCTGTGGGTGTTCGTGCTGCTGCCGGTGCTGATCCTGCTGACGGTCTCCGGCCGCTGGCTCTACGCCACGGCTGCCCCGGTCATGCCCGCCCTGCAGTCCTACTGGCTGCCGATCCACGTGTCGGTGGTCAGCATCGGCTCCGGGGTGTTCCTGGTGGCCGGGGTGGCCAGCATCCTGTTTCTCATCCGCTCGACGCGGCTCAGTGACCCCGACGCCCCGGGAGCCCTGGCTCGGATGGTGCGCCGGCTCCCCGATGCGCAAACCCTGGACCGCATCGCCTACCGGACCACGATCTTCGCCTTCCCGGTGTTCGGCTTCGGTGTGATCTTCGGCGCGATCTGGGCCGAGGGGGCGTGGGGCCGCTACTGGGGCTGGGACCCCAAGGAGACGGTTTCGTTCATCGCCTGGGTCGTCTACGCCGCCTACCTCCATGCCAGGTCGACGGCCGGGTGGCGCGACTACAAGGCGGCGTGGATCAACGTCGTGGGTTTCGCGGCGATGATTTTCAACCTGTTTTTCGTCAACCTGGTGACCGTCGGCCTGCACTCGTATGCCGGAGTCGGCTAA
- a CDS encoding DUF4229 domain-containing protein: MAKGRAPLGRAVLDVAVYTAARLALVVVLTAVIYGLGRLLGLSDFPPIIAAMLALIVALPLGMWLFTPLRKRATESLTVAGERRRQEREKLQARLRGE, translated from the coding sequence GTGGCGAAAGGTCGGGCCCCGTTGGGCCGTGCGGTACTCGATGTGGCGGTGTACACGGCGGCGCGGCTGGCGTTGGTGGTCGTACTGACGGCGGTGATCTACGGACTGGGCCGGCTGCTCGGGCTCAGCGATTTCCCGCCGATCATCGCGGCGATGCTGGCCCTGATCGTCGCGCTGCCGTTGGGGATGTGGCTCTTCACACCGCTGCGTAAGCGCGCGACCGAAAGCTTGACCGTGGCCGGCGAACGTCGCCGACAGGAACGCGAGAAACTGCAGGCCCGGCTGCGCGGGGAGTAA
- a CDS encoding inorganic phosphate transporter: MTLELFLLITVVITALAFDFTNGFHDTGNAVATGIASGALKPKTAVTLCATLNLVGAFMSTQVAATVAKDLVVTNLVTLEVMFAGLVGGIVWNLATWLFGIPSSSSHALIGGVVGAMLAAAGTAGVRWPGVVSKVLVPTVIAVLAATLVATVGTWLVYRLTRAVPHGRTLRDFRRGQVFSAALMSLAHGTNDAQKTMGVIFLALISYGAAYKTDVTPPLWVIVSCAVAMAAGTYFGGWRVIRTLGKGLVEIESPQGMAAESSSAAIILLSSHFGYSLSTTQVVTGSVLGSGLGKPGANVRWGVARRMATAWVITLPLAGAIGAGTYHLIHRIGGYPGTITGLVLLVGVSALIWLQSRKVPVDHTNVTADWGAHMTDGLEVIAPQPTPPGPSREIGTEGGGA, encoded by the coding sequence GTGACCTTGGAGCTGTTCCTGTTGATCACGGTCGTGATCACCGCCCTGGCTTTCGACTTCACCAACGGCTTCCATGACACCGGCAACGCTGTCGCCACCGGGATCGCCAGCGGTGCGCTCAAGCCGAAGACCGCGGTAACGCTCTGCGCCACCCTCAACCTTGTCGGGGCGTTCATGTCGACCCAAGTGGCGGCCACGGTGGCCAAGGATCTAGTGGTCACCAACCTGGTGACGCTGGAAGTTATGTTCGCCGGTTTGGTCGGCGGCATCGTCTGGAACCTGGCGACCTGGTTGTTCGGCATCCCGTCGAGCTCCTCACACGCGCTGATCGGTGGGGTGGTGGGGGCCATGCTGGCCGCGGCCGGCACGGCCGGGGTGCGTTGGCCCGGGGTGGTCTCGAAGGTGCTGGTGCCCACTGTGATCGCCGTGCTCGCCGCGACCCTGGTTGCGACCGTCGGAACCTGGCTGGTCTACCGCCTGACACGGGCAGTCCCCCACGGGCGCACCCTGCGAGACTTCCGGCGGGGCCAGGTTTTCTCTGCCGCCCTGATGTCACTGGCGCACGGCACCAACGATGCCCAGAAGACCATGGGCGTGATCTTCCTCGCACTGATCTCCTACGGCGCCGCCTACAAGACCGACGTCACGCCGCCGCTGTGGGTGATCGTGTCGTGTGCGGTGGCGATGGCTGCCGGAACCTATTTCGGTGGATGGCGAGTCATCCGCACCCTGGGCAAGGGGCTCGTCGAGATCGAATCCCCCCAAGGCATGGCCGCCGAATCATCCTCGGCGGCCATCATTTTGCTGTCCAGTCATTTCGGCTACTCGCTGTCGACCACACAGGTGGTGACGGGATCGGTGTTGGGTTCGGGCCTGGGCAAGCCCGGGGCCAACGTGCGCTGGGGTGTTGCCCGGCGGATGGCGACCGCCTGGGTGATCACCCTGCCGCTGGCCGGGGCCATCGGCGCGGGCACCTACCACCTGATCCACCGCATCGGCGGCTACCCCGGCACCATCACCGGGCTGGTGCTGCTAGTGGGTGTCTCCGCGCTCATCTGGCTGCAGTCCCGCAAGGTCCCCGTCGACCACACCAATGTCACCGCCGATTGGGGTGCACATATGACCGATGGCCTCGAAGTGATTGCACCGCAACCGACTCCGCCTGGCCCGTCTCGCGAGATCGGCACGGAGGGGGGCGGTGCGTGA
- a CDS encoding DUF3349 domain-containing protein: MNKFLTSIVAWLRAGYPDGVPQNDYVPLLALLSRRLTNDEVKDVARELIGRGEFDRIDIGVLIARLTNELPAPEDVERVRERLAAKGWLLDDAPTNDAPTNGGNP, from the coding sequence ATGAACAAATTTCTCACCTCGATCGTCGCCTGGCTGCGCGCCGGGTACCCCGATGGTGTGCCGCAGAACGATTACGTTCCGCTGTTGGCTCTGTTGTCACGACGCCTGACCAACGACGAGGTCAAAGACGTCGCCCGTGAATTGATCGGCCGCGGCGAGTTCGACCGCATCGACATCGGGGTACTGATCGCCCGCTTGACCAACGAACTGCCCGCTCCAGAGGACGTCGAACGGGTGCGAGAGCGGTTGGCGGCAAAGGGCTGGTTGCTGGACGACGCTCCTACCAACGACGCCCCCACCAACGGAGGAAACCCATAG
- a CDS encoding cutinase family protein — translation MVMGGAALVSPGVPSVSAQPCPDVEVVFARGTGEPPGVGGIGQSFVDALHAKVGERSFQVYPVNYAASSDLGGGVDFARTVVDGIRDAGSHIENTAANCPHTRIVLGGFSQGAALAGYTTSAEIPKEVPAEYRAYLPQPMPSSVADHVAAVVLFGTPSAEFLSPNGAPPVRIGPLYASKALELCADGDTICNGAPAGGPPVAHASYGVNGMTEQGAEYAAAHL, via the coding sequence ATGGTGATGGGAGGTGCCGCATTGGTGTCCCCCGGCGTCCCGTCCGTCTCGGCGCAGCCCTGCCCCGACGTGGAGGTGGTGTTCGCGCGCGGCACCGGCGAGCCACCTGGGGTCGGTGGCATCGGTCAATCGTTCGTCGATGCGCTGCACGCCAAGGTGGGTGAGCGATCCTTCCAGGTGTATCCGGTCAACTACGCCGCCAGCAGCGACTTGGGCGGCGGAGTCGACTTCGCCCGCACGGTCGTCGACGGCATCCGAGACGCCGGCAGCCATATCGAGAACACCGCCGCGAACTGCCCCCACACCCGAATCGTGCTAGGCGGCTTCTCGCAAGGTGCGGCGCTGGCCGGCTACACCACGTCGGCCGAGATCCCCAAGGAAGTCCCCGCCGAGTACCGTGCCTACCTTCCCCAGCCGATGCCGTCGTCGGTGGCCGACCACGTTGCCGCGGTCGTGTTGTTCGGCACGCCCTCAGCGGAGTTCCTTTCACCCAACGGCGCGCCACCAGTGCGGATCGGTCCGCTGTATGCGTCCAAGGCCCTGGAGCTGTGCGCCGATGGCGACACCATCTGCAATGGCGCCCCGGCCGGCGGACCGCCCGTCGCCCACGCGTCATACGGCGTCAACGGAATGACCGAGCAGGGCGCCGAGTACGCGGCCGCCCACCTCTGA
- a CDS encoding TetR/AcrR family transcriptional regulator yields MRRVVKPREIRRAELLDQALALFLQNGYDNVSLNELLAATGIPKGAFYHYFPSKDALVVALAQRSADAALEALRPVFDQPGTGALERLNGGLAASYDLKMATGAPEQIAAMTALFAPHNRGLFAKIVQTWEDLFRPVLTKLISEGVDEGVFNTFDPEGVGDMIQGFAASLRRNLMQVLDAPDAKARRQTIDDCVKRVKLHGIATDRILGLADGSTVVLDRKQIAAMVARIRP; encoded by the coding sequence ATGCGCCGTGTCGTGAAACCCCGGGAGATCCGGCGAGCCGAGCTGCTCGACCAGGCGTTGGCGCTCTTCCTCCAAAACGGCTACGACAACGTCAGCCTCAACGAGCTCCTCGCAGCGACGGGCATACCGAAAGGCGCTTTCTACCACTACTTTCCATCCAAAGATGCGTTGGTCGTCGCGCTGGCTCAGCGCAGCGCCGACGCAGCGTTGGAGGCGCTGCGTCCGGTCTTCGATCAGCCGGGAACGGGCGCACTGGAGCGCCTCAATGGCGGGCTGGCGGCAAGCTACGACCTCAAGATGGCGACGGGCGCTCCCGAGCAGATCGCGGCGATGACGGCGCTGTTCGCGCCACACAATCGCGGGCTGTTCGCCAAGATCGTGCAGACGTGGGAAGACCTGTTCCGACCGGTGCTGACGAAGCTCATCAGCGAAGGCGTCGACGAGGGCGTGTTCAATACCTTCGACCCCGAGGGGGTCGGCGACATGATCCAGGGTTTTGCGGCCAGCTTGCGCAGAAACCTGATGCAGGTACTCGATGCGCCGGACGCGAAGGCGCGTCGTCAGACCATCGACGACTGCGTGAAGCGCGTCAAACTGCACGGGATCGCAACAGACCGAATCCTCGGATTGGCTGACGGGTCAACGGTTGTGCTCGACCGCAAGCAGATAGCTGCAATGGTTGCGCGTATCAGGCCGTGA